A stretch of Vigna angularis cultivar LongXiaoDou No.4 chromosome 4, ASM1680809v1, whole genome shotgun sequence DNA encodes these proteins:
- the LOC108319482 gene encoding lysine-specific demethylase JMJ18 yields the protein MEQLKLATNSDAKEDNPLGNKPKNSNALESSDSLRNRKISARWDPVGACRPIIEEAPVFYPTIEEFEDTLSYIAKIRPLAEHHGICRIVPPACWAPPCPLKEKDLWENAEFPTRIQQIDLLQNREPMKKKCRGRKRKRRRLSRTGTCRRKPANAASHAKNASDSEEKFGFQSGSDFTLKDFQQYADYFKECYFGLKDADRDRTVGDSNHQKRWEPSEEEIEGEYWRIVEQPSDEVEVYYGADLETGALGSGFPKASSITTSDSAQYALSGWNLNNFARLPGSVLSYEGSDISGVLVPWLYVGMCFSSFCWHVEDHHLYSLNYLHWGDPKVWYGVPGSHAPALENAMRKHLPDLFEEQPHLLNELVTQFSPSILKSEGVPVYRTVQHSGEFVITFPRAYHSGFNCGFNCAEAVNVAPIDWLMHGQNAVEIYSSQCRKTSLSHDKLLFGSALEGVRASTEIALGKESPKNLKWRSVCGKDGDLTKAIKARIKMEDERLDCLPTHLKLLKMNSDFDLYTERECFSCFYDLHLSAVGCECSPDRYSCLKHANLFCSCAMEKRFVLLRYTRNELTKLLEALEGESHAIKVWANKNCGMVSANANEVCIDKSDVEKDIYKTKNCEEIDSLTGCEGTKDRSNLNTPSSPNSHITSDIVQSESHPVTSSAAYDSIDSHNDNNSDKKFVTDKEYKMDQDGYLDLNLDVFSGENENHVLDIADNHHSEGVSEEEKVCCSEAKKEEDSMELGGEGNLSNSTSVLNTDFSSSSMGNHNYCTFDGGKFELDLQTDSRKLHNNLSKTGAIDTTDTQMDLTDESCLVRMFGTSVEPVSLGSVVHGKLWCSKRAIYPKGFKSRVLFFSILDPTIICSYISEVIDAGFLGPLFKVTMEECPNEAFTDTSSDNCWESVLKRLHHEIKRRRSLGELELPNLKLLRSINGHRMFGFLLPSIIQAIEVQDPCHMCVEYWNHKVAPSGSVVDNLTYGSRSPFGDINTKIFGINLIKRNFFEEMKQILQRASPDELSTLHKLLSSDAWYCEWKVTLMALMDEIRKACQ from the exons GATAACCCTTTGGGGAACAAGCCAAAAAATAGCAATGCACTTGAGTCTTCTGACAGTCTGAGAAATAGAAAG ATATCAGCTCGATGGGATCCAGTTGGAGCATGTCGGCCAATAATTGAAGAAGCGCCTGTTTTTTATCCGACTATTGAA gAATTTGAAGACACTCTCAGTTACATAGCAAAGATACGACCCCTAGCTGAGCACCATGGCATATGTAGGATTGTTCCTCCGGCTTGTTGGGCTCCACCTTGTCCACTTAAGGAGAAAGATCTATGGGAAAATGCTGAATTTCCCACCCGTATTCAGCAAATTGATTTGCTTCAAAATAGGGAACCTATGAAGAAAAAATGTAGGGGAAGGAAGCGAAAACGTAGAAGGCTCTCCAGAACAGGCACATGTAGGAGGAAGCCTGCCAATGCAGCTTCTCATGCTAAGAATGCTTCTGATTCTGAAGAGAAATTTGGGTTCCAGTCAGGATCAGACTTCACGCTTAAAGACTTTCAGCAATATGCTGATTATTTTAAGGAATGCTATTTTGGGTTGAAAGATGCTGATAGAGACAGAACAGTTGGTGACAGTAACCATCAGAAGAGATGGGAGCCCTCTGAGGAAGAAATTGAAGGTGAATACTGGCGAATAGTTGAGCAACCAAGTGATGAGGTTGAG GTGTATTATGGAGCTGACTTGGAAACTGGAGCACTTGGAAGTGGTTTTCCTAAGGCATCATCCATAACAACGAGTGACTCAGCTCAATATGCCCTGTCTGGTTGGAATCTGAACAATTTCGCCCGACTGCCAGGTTCTGTACTAAGCTACGAAGGAAGCGACATATCAGGAGTTCTAGTGCCATGGCTGTATGTTGGCATGTgtttttcatcattttgctgG CATGTTGAGGATCATCACCTTTATTCACTAAACTATTTGCACTGGGGTGACCCTAAAGTATGGTATGGTGTACCTGGAAGCCATGCACCAGCCTTGGAAAATGCAATGAGGAAACACTTGCCTGATTTATTTGAGGAACAACCACATCTACTAAATGAACTG GTTACCCAATTTTCTCCTTCTATTCTTAAATCTGAGGGAGTACCTGTGTATCGCACAGTCCAGCATTCTGGGGAGTTTGTTATTACCTTTCCGAGGGCATATCATTCTGGCTTTAATTGTGGCTTCAACTGTGCAGAGGCAGTGAATGTGGCTCCTATTGATTGGTTAATGCATGGACAGAATGCTGTTGAGATTTACAGTTCACAATGCCGTAAGACATCGTTGTCCCATGACAAGCTGTTATTTGGATCAGCACTGGAAGGTGTACGGGCCAGTACAGAGATAGCTCTTGGAAAGGAATCTCCGAAAAATTTGAAATGGAGGAGTGTCTGTGGGAAAGATGGAGATCTTACCAAGGCAATTAAG GCAAGGATAAAGATGGAAGATGAAAGGCTAGATTGTCTTCCAACTCATCTTAAGTTGCTCAAGATGAACAGTGACTTTGATTTGTACACGGAAAGAGAATGCTTCTCTTGCTTCTATGACTTGCACTTATCTGCTGTAGGTTGTGAGTGCTCTCCTGACAGATATTCTTGTCTTAAGCATGCTAATTTGTTCTGCTCATGCGCAATGGAGAAAAGATTTGTTCTGCTACGATATACTAGAAATGAGCTAACTAAACTGCTTGAAGCATTAGAAGGAGAGTCACATGCTATTAAGGTGTGGGCAAATAAAAACTGTGGAATGGTTTCTGCCAATGCCAATGAGGTTTGCATAGATAAATCAGATGTTGAGAAAGATATCTACAAAACCAAGAATTGTGAAGAAATAGATAGCTTAACTGGCTGTGAAGGAACCAAGGATAGGTCAAATTTAAACACACCAAGTAGTCCTAATAGTCATATTACTTCTGATATAGTGCAGTCTGAGTCTCACCCTGTAACTTCTAGTGCAGCATATGACAGTATAGATAGTCATAACGACAATAACAGTGATAAAAAATTTGTCACAGACAAGGAATATAAAATGGATCAGGATGGTTATCTGGATTTGAATCTTGATGTTTTCTCTGGTGAAAATGAAAATCATGTGCTGGATATTGCGGATAACCATCACAGCGAAGGTGTTTCAGAAGAGGAAAAAGTATGCTGTTCAGAAGCCAAAAAGGAAGAAGACAGCATGGAACTTGGTGGTGAGGGTAACTTATCAAACTCGACTTCTGTTCTAAACACAGATTTTTCGTCAAGTTCAATGGGCAATCACAATTATTGTACATTTGATGGTGGAAAATTTGAGCTGGATCTGCAAACAGATTCTAGGAAGCTTCACAACAATCTATCCAAAACAGGAGCCATAGACACCACAGATACTCAAATGGATTTGACAGACGAAAGCTGCTTGGTGCGGATGTTTGGTACTTCTGTCGAGCCTGTAAGTTTGGGATCTGTTGTTCATGGAAAGCTGTGGTGCAGTAAGCGTGCGATATATCCAAAGG GCTTCAAGAGTAGAGTTCTCTTCTTTAGCATTCTTGATCCAACGATAATCTGTAGCTATATTTCTGAAGTCATTGATGCTGGATTTCTTGGACCCCTTTTCAAG GTTACCATGGAAGAATGTCCAAATGAGGCTTTCACAGATACCTCATCAGATAATTGCTGGGAATCAGTTCTGAAGAGATTACATCATGAAATCAAGAGGCGTAGGAGTCTAGGTGAACTAGAACTTCCTAACTTAAAGCTCCTGAGAAGCATTAATGGTCATAGAATGTTTGGCTTCCTTTTACCATCTATTATTCAG GCCATCGAAGTTCAAGATCCCTGTCATATGTGTGTAGAGTACTGGAATCACAAAGTTGCTCCTTCAGGCAGTGTTGTTGATAACTTGACCTACGGTTCCAGAAGCCCTTTTGGTGATATCAATACCAAAATTTTTGGTATCAATTTGATTAAGCGTAACTTTTTTGAAGAGATGAAACAAATACTACAAAGGGCAAGTCCTGATGAGTTAAGCACACTGCATAAGTTACTCAGCTCTGATGCATGGTACTGTGAGTGGAAAGTGACATTGATGGCACTGATGGATGAGATCCGGAAAGCTTGTCAATGA